The nucleotide window AGGTCACGCAAGCGTACGCCCGCCGGCAGGTTGTTCGAGGCGAGCGTGTTTGTTGCCAGGGAGAGGAGGATCTGCCCGCCAGAGCCAGCTTCGCAGATCCGCGCGGCCCGATGCACGTCCAACCCTGCGTATCCTCCGCCGACAATCAAGGGCTCACCGGTGTGCAGCCCCATGCGCACCCTCGGCTCTATGCCCTCGGGCCAGGAATAGCGGGCAATCGCCGACTGCGCCGCAACAGCGGCTGCGACTGCGTCGCTGGCGCGGGAGAAGACGGCCAGAACAGAGTCCCCCTGACCGCTGGCTTCCCACCCCCCGGCTTCAGCGAAGATCGTGCGCAGCAGACGATGGTGCTCGGCGAGCACCGTTGCATACGAAGAGTCGCCCAGGCGTTGGAGGAGTTCCGTCGAGGCTTCGATATCGGTGAAGAGGAATGTGACCGTCCCTGCCGGCCGCTCAGGCATAGGTGGCCTCCTCACCGGGCCCTCATACCAGCCTGCCCCATGCCCCCGATCCGCGACGTTCGACGGAGATCCGCTGTGCCCCTGTAAGGCGGGACGGCCAGAAGCCTCCCTTACATCCTCTCGATGGACTCCCGAGCAATCCCGTCGTCGAGCATCTCATGATGGATCGCCGTGGCAAGGATCTCGAGGCCGTCCACGAGGCGCGGGCCCGGCCGGTTGAAGTACGATGAGGCGTCGGTGAGGAACACTCGCCCCTCTCGCACCGCGGGGATTTCGTCCCACCCTGGACGCTCCGTCAGCGCTCCGACCTCGGCCCGGGTCCGCGCGAGATCGAACCCGCACGGCATCAGTACCAGGACATCTGGCGCGGCCCCGATCACCTCGTTCCACTCGACCACGCGCGACGGTTCACCGGCGCGTCCCAAAACGTCCACGCCGCCAGCGATATCCACCATCTCCGGCACCCAGTGCCCGCCCACGTAGATGGGATCCATCCACTCCAGGCAGACAACGCGGGGACGGGGCGGGCTGGCCTGAGCCTGCACCGTCCCGATCCGGATCCGGAGTTGGTCCACCAGCGCCTGCGCCCGGCCCGCCGTCCGGGTCAACTCGCCGACGAGCAGAATGTTGTCGAGGACATCACCGAGCCCGCGCGGTTCCAGCGAGACGATCTTCGCTTCCGCGTCGAGCAGCTTGGCCGCCTGCTTCACCAGGGTATACGATGGTGCGCAGACAGCGCAGAGTTCCTGCGTCAGG belongs to bacterium and includes:
- a CDS encoding cobalamin-binding protein, translated to MRIVSLVPSATEIVCSLGLADALVGISHDCDFPPEVLGKPVLSEAIIGLSEPSRAIEGRIRGMVHTGRSVYHLDERALARLAPDLILTQELCAVCAPSYTLVKQAAKLLDAEAKIVSLEPRGLGDVLDNILLVGELTRTAGRAQALVDQLRIRIGTVQAQASPPRPRVVCLEWMDPIYVGGHWVPEMVDIAGGVDVLGRAGEPSRVVEWNEVIGAAPDVLVLMPCGFDLARTRAEVGALTERPGWDEIPAVREGRVFLTDASSYFNRPGPRLVDGLEILATAIHHEMLDDGIARESIERM